The sequence TTTCCCCAGCACAAGGAGGATCTCCGCTTTTTTGATGAAAAAAAACTTGTCGCTCGCAGGAAGACCTTTGATAAAACCTGCTCTCAAATGAGAGAGATATTTAAGCGTGCAGAAAGGCCGGTTATTTTTCTATCCCACAATGTTCCATTCAACACAAAGATTGACCGAATTCTTATGAAGGAATCCCCTCGTTACGGCTTTCACCAAGGCTCTCTTGTTACAAGAAGGATGGTTGATGAATTCCAGCCCCTGGCCTGCATCGGCGGCCACATGCACGAGCACTATGGAAAAATCCTGCTTGGGAAAACAATCTGTATTGCTGCCGGATATGGAAAGGACGCAAACACGCTTCTTGAAATTTGCAGCCGAACCGTAAAGGTAAAATTCCACAAAGAAAAAACCAAATAGCTTTCAGATTATTACAAGAAGTATTTCTCAAGAAGGTATTTCAGGTCGGGATTGAATTTCTCTCCCGACTCAATCATGCCTTTAATCTTTTCTGCCTCAAAAAAATCTATCTTCTGTACCTCCGGGTTTGTCTTAAATGGCCCGCAGCATTTTGCCCTGAACGCCACAATCCATTTGCTGAGACCGTCATCACTGGTGTAATAGTCCTTGCTGAAGAACTCCAGGCGGCTGGTCAGCCCAAGATCTTCCTGGAACTTTCTTACTGCTGCGTCTTCGTAATCTTCTCCAGCTTTCACTCTCCCCCCTGCAGAGCTTGACCAGTGCTCGGGGCAGAAATTGCATGCTTTGCTTCTTAGCTGCAGGGCTATCTTTCCAGTTTGGTCAAAAGCAATCACGTGCACCACGCGGTGTGTGTGAAAATTCCTGTAAATCTCACTTTTTGGCACAGTGTCAACAACTTTGTCGAGCATGTCTACGACATCGACAAGCTCTTCCTGAAACTTCTGTTTCATTAATGTTATCAGAATTTAATTTAAAAAAAGCTATGGTGGCCAGACAGTAGGAGAACACCTATAACTATTACTGCTGCGGAGACCACCTTTTTCAGGACTTCTGTTCTCTCTTCCCTGAATGCGGCAAATCCGCCAATAACTGCAACAAACGAGCCGAGCCGGATTATGGGAAATACAGTGCTTGCGTCCGCAAGAGTGTATGCCTTTAGAATAGAGTAATATGCGGTTGCCCCTAGTAAAATCGCTGCAAGAACATACTTGCCTTTTGATTTGATGAGTTTTTTGGTCTCATTTGTCCTGCCTCTTGAAGCAGTTGCCAGTATGAGCCCGGGAATGAGATACACAAAAAATCCGTACGTGCCCGGAGTAAAGTAGCCCAGGGCAATCTTGTCGATGATGGCAACGACAGACGCAAGAAATGCTGAGAGAATAGTGAGTTGTACTCCCCTGTCGGAGAGTTTTCCGAAAATTTTTCTTTTGTGGGTTGTAATGGCAATAAGCCCTGCAAATATAAGCAGTGTGCCAATAATCTTTTCCGTGCTCATGGCTTCCTTTAATAGAGCTACCGACAGGAGAAACACGAGTATAATTCTTGACTGGCTTATTGGCTCCTTTAGAGTTACCGGAGTATGCTTGTAGGCAGCAAATCCAGTCAGGGCAACAGCAACCCACAGAGCTGAAGATAACATTAGAAGAGCCCAGGCCGCCGGATCAGTTGGAACAAGAAAGTCGAAGTAAAGGAACGGGATAAATGCAAGTGCGGTCAGGAGGTTTTCAATAAGCGCGTAAGAGAATACACTCTCTGTCTTCATTACAGCCCGGTGGATTACGCTTTTTATCCCATCGGCAAGAGCAGCCGTTAACGCAAATACTAGCCACAGCATAAATTTCTTTGCAAATTTTTTCTTCTACCCCAAGAGAAATTCCTCCAGAGATGACTCAGGAAGAACAAAATAATAATCAAAAAAATGAAATTATTTCCAAAGCCAGCCCAAGAGTCCCTTGCTTTGCTTTTCTTCCTGTGCAAGCTGGTTTAAACGGATCTGCTCCTGCTCGAGGTTTTGCACCTGTTCTCTTAGAAGAAGCTTGATCTCCTCGTCACACTCGCAATCGGCAATAAGCCGGTTGAGCTCCTGGACTCTTTCCTGATTTTGGGTTGTTTCCTGCTCAAGCATTTGTGCAGCATTTTCATCTCCTCCGAAAAGGAATCGGCTAAAGTTGCTCCTGGTCTGTATCTTCTCTTCTGCCTGTATAGTCTTGTTTACAGAGTTGTTGAATTCCCTTGCGATCTGCGATATGTTCTGGCCAATGCCTCCATATTGATTTTCCATTCCAAGCAGAGCATGAACTGCAAGCTTAACCTGGTTTTGGTTCTTGAGCACATTCTTTTGCTGTTCTGTCAGGTTCTCCATTTCCCTTTCCATTTCGCGCTGCTTTTCCTCAAGCTGTGACCTTACTTCCCGGGCATTTTCTGCACCTTTCTGGTCTCCCTGTCCGTTAGGGGCAATTACCATTCCATTCCCTTTTTCATCTCCGGCATTGTTTTCCGTGCTTATTTCTTCTCTTAACTGGTCGTCTTCACCAAGGTTTTTCTGCTGGTTTTCGACCATTAATTCTTCCGGGTTTTCCGAAGGCCCGCTTCCTTGGGAATTGGTGCCTGCTCCAAGCACCATTGAAAGCATGAGCAGTGCTGCGAATATTCCAAAAATTTCCTGTCTCATAACTCTATAGCCCCGAATATATAATAAATGCCTAGTATTCGCCGAGGTTTTTTTGGTCCACTCTTTTTTTGCGCGCTTCCAGGATCCTTTCTGCAGTAGACCACTTCAGCCTCACAATTTCCGGGAACCTGCTCTCCTCAAGCTTTCCAAGGAAATTAACTGTCCTTGGGTCTGCAGGGTATCCCGATCCGAAGTCGCCGTAAGTTTTATGCAAGTCCTTGATTTTGCTGTCTCTTGTAACTTTCGCAAGGATGGATGCAGCGCCAACAACCGGGTGATTTTTGTCTGCCCGGTTCTCGGAAACAATTTTTGTTTCCTTGTCCTTTAAAAGAAATCTCAATTTCTGGGCGAACTTCTCAGTGTTTGCCTCAAAGGAGTCTATGACTACCCTTGGCTTTTTTTCCAAAAAATTATTCACGATTTTTGCAACTCGCGCAAGCTCTATCTGATTAAGGTTCAAGATTCCCATTTCCGAATTCAGTTGTTGGGTCGTAATTTCAGCGATAAAAAAGTCCTCGCAGACCTGTTTTATTTCTTCTGAAAGTTTCTCCCTTTGCCTTGGAGTGAGCTCCTTGGAATCCTTCACACCCAGGATTTTCAGTTTTTCTTCGTCTTCTTCTTTTACGAGGCATCCGCAGATAATCAGCGGGCCGATAACTGGCCCCTTTCCCGCTTCGTCTATTCCAAGAAGGTAAACCATTAATACTTTTGTAATCTTTCTGTATATTTGCGGGAAGCGTTTTCTTTAAGTTTGAATGTGCCCTATAATATTATAGCGGGGTAGAGCAGCTAGGAGTGCTCGTCGGGCCCATAATTCCCTTTCGCTATTGCGATTTGGGAAGGAGTCACCCGAAGGTCGGTGGTTCAAAGTCATCCCTTCTTTCTTGGAAGAAAGAAGGTCTGACAACCCCAAGAAAGAACGAATCTTTCGCAAAGGTTGTGATGGAGAAACTCCACCCCCCGCTAGATTTTAAAGTTTCAGCTCGAGCGTAATTGCCTGGTCGAGGAAGCCCACGCTTCTATAGAACTTCAGGGTTTTTGAGTTTCCAGCGGCAGTTGAAACTTTTACCGTCCGGGTCCTCTGCTTCTTGCACCAATTCAGGAATTCTTCGGCAAGTTTTGTCCCAACACCGTTTTTTCTGAAACCTTCAAGAACAAACATGTTTTCAAGCTCGGCTGTTTTGTTGGCCCGGCTTTTTTTGTCTGCAAAGCCGCCTGCAAGATACCCTACCACTTTGCCGCCCATAGTCGCCAAAAATATGCAGCCCTCATTAATATTTGAAAGGCGTTGCCTGAAGTATCGGTCTCCATCTTTACCGAAAGACCATTTGCTGTTTACCTGCCCCTCAAAATCCTGCATATGTTCTGCCAGCATGGAGTTTAACTCCTTAATCATTTCCAGATCCTGGGGGGTTGCTTTTCTGACATTTAACTCCATAACTAGAATTAGTTCACAGATACAATAATACCTGAGCAAGCACTAACCTGAAGACACAGCACCTAGTAGCGGAACTTGAAAATGCTGCCTAGATGCACGTATGCGTCAAGCATGTTTTCAAGGGTAACTTTGCTTTCGGCCAGGGCTTTACTCACCTCAGGCAGGAGTCCGAAAATTGCGGCTTGTTTTGAGAGGTCGTCCGAAACGGGGTTTACTTCCTGCCTGAGGGGCGTGAGGAATTTACGCACCGTTGCTTTGCTAAGGGTTACCTCTGCAATTTTCTGGTAATCTACAGATATTTTCTTGAACGGAAAAGCAAGCTCGATTTTTCCTGACTTAAGGAGGAACTGGGGAAGGTATACCTTGGGAGTGGCGCTTTCTCCGAACAGGTGTTTTGCAAGGAAAAGCCTTGCTTTCGGCCCCTGGCAAGGAGAACCTCTTTTGTCAGGCATTTCAAGAAATTCTTCAAGGTCTTGTCCGGAAAAAAGAGTTACGCCTCGGCTGCATTCTTCCAGGTGGCGCACAAAGCCAATCAGGAAATGATGGTAGTTTTCCGGATTCAGGCCTTTGTAGAGGCGATCGAGAACTTTTTGGGAAAGCGCGGCCTTTTTGTAAAAATATGTCCTGTCTGTTTTTAGAGGGGCTTTTTTTTCGCAGATTTCAAGCTTTCCGCAGGGGTAGCCCTTGATTGGAAACTTCCTGCACAACTCCGGCTTTTTTTCAAAGCCGTGCTTTATGTGAATGCTGCAAAGCCCCGACTCCAGGGAAAACGGGCATCCTTCAGTCGAGGTTTTGATGTAATTTTTTCCATTCAGTTTCCGGAGAAACATTTTTTGGTCATAGCCGAGGCCGGAAAGTACGGAGATATCAGCTTCAGTCAGTGCAATCCTCCAGTTTCTACTGCAGCACTGCCCGCACAGGTCACACGACCATGAAAAGCCCTTCATAATTATATGCTTTTTTGCGATAAGGGGGTATTCAAATAAGATTGCCTTCCCTTATGTTATGGCAATCGAACTACCCGCCCTGATAGCAAACGAATACCTGAGAGCCCTCTTTATCGTGATTGGCGCATACCTGTTTGCAAAAGTTTCTTACTTTGTCCTTAACCGGTATGTAAAGAAGATTACCGCAAAGACCAAGACTGACCTCGATGACAAGCTTCTGGACATATTCCAGAGGTATTTTACGCTTATTGTTACTGTCGCAGGGCTCTACTTTGCCTTAAACACGCTTTCGGCAACTGAGCCCTACCAGTCATATATAGACGGCGCGGCGGTGGTATTGGGCGTCTTTGTTGTCGCAACAATGGCATCAAAGATGTTTTCCGTGATTTTTATAAAATTCTTCAAGGTGCAAAGGGGCCATGAGAAGACGCCACGCCTCATAACCAAGATTATTGCAATCCTGGTGTATGTTATCGCATTCCTGATGGTTCTGTCCTACTTTGAAGTTGAAATTACTCCTCTTATCGCAACCCTTGGAATCGGTGGCCTGGCTTTGGGCCTTGCGCTCCAGCCGACATTATCTAACTTTTTTTCCGGCCTGTATCTTGTTTCCGACAGGCCCATAAGCGTCGGCGAATTCATAGAGCTTCCCGACTCAAACCTTTCAGGCGTAGTCGAGGATATCGGCTGGAGGACAACCCGGATAAAGACACTCTCAAACCAGATAGTTGTGGTGCCAAATGCGCTCA is a genomic window of Candidatus Aenigmatarchaeota archaeon containing:
- a CDS encoding NUDIX domain-containing protein encodes the protein MKQKFQEELVDVVDMLDKVVDTVPKSEIYRNFHTHRVVHVIAFDQTGKIALQLRSKACNFCPEHWSSSAGGRVKAGEDYEDAAVRKFQEDLGLTSRLEFFSKDYYTSDDGLSKWIVAFRAKCCGPFKTNPEVQKIDFFEAEKIKGMIESGEKFNPDLKYLLEKYFL
- a CDS encoding EamA family transporter gives rise to the protein MLWLVFALTAALADGIKSVIHRAVMKTESVFSYALIENLLTALAFIPFLYFDFLVPTDPAAWALLMLSSALWVAVALTGFAAYKHTPVTLKEPISQSRIILVFLLSVALLKEAMSTEKIIGTLLIFAGLIAITTHKRKIFGKLSDRGVQLTILSAFLASVVAIIDKIALGYFTPGTYGFFVYLIPGLILATASRGRTNETKKLIKSKGKYVLAAILLGATAYYSILKAYTLADASTVFPIIRLGSFVAVIGGFAAFREERTEVLKKVVSAAVIVIGVLLLSGHHSFF
- a CDS encoding ribonuclease HII, encoding MVYLLGIDEAGKGPVIGPLIICGCLVKEEDEEKLKILGVKDSKELTPRQREKLSEEIKQVCEDFFIAEITTQQLNSEMGILNLNQIELARVAKIVNNFLEKKPRVVIDSFEANTEKFAQKLRFLLKDKETKIVSENRADKNHPVVGAASILAKVTRDSKIKDLHKTYGDFGSGYPADPRTVNFLGKLEESRFPEIVRLKWSTAERILEARKKRVDQKNLGEY
- a CDS encoding GNAT family N-acetyltransferase translates to MELNVRKATPQDLEMIKELNSMLAEHMQDFEGQVNSKWSFGKDGDRYFRQRLSNINEGCIFLATMGGKVVGYLAGGFADKKSRANKTAELENMFVLEGFRKNGVGTKLAEEFLNWCKKQRTRTVKVSTAAGNSKTLKFYRSVGFLDQAITLELKL
- a CDS encoding YkgJ family cysteine cluster protein; translated protein: MKGFSWSCDLCGQCCSRNWRIALTEADISVLSGLGYDQKMFLRKLNGKNYIKTSTEGCPFSLESGLCSIHIKHGFEKKPELCRKFPIKGYPCGKLEICEKKAPLKTDRTYFYKKAALSQKVLDRLYKGLNPENYHHFLIGFVRHLEECSRGVTLFSGQDLEEFLEMPDKRGSPCQGPKARLFLAKHLFGESATPKVYLPQFLLKSGKIELAFPFKKISVDYQKIAEVTLSKATVRKFLTPLRQEVNPVSDDLSKQAAIFGLLPEVSKALAESKVTLENMLDAYVHLGSIFKFRY
- a CDS encoding mechanosensitive ion channel — translated: MAIELPALIANEYLRALFIVIGAYLFAKVSYFVLNRYVKKITAKTKTDLDDKLLDIFQRYFTLIVTVAGLYFALNTLSATEPYQSYIDGAAVVLGVFVVATMASKMFSVIFIKFFKVQRGHEKTPRLITKIIAILVYVIAFLMVLSYFEVEITPLIATLGIGGLALGLALQPTLSNFFSGLYLVSDRPISVGEFIELPDSNLSGVVEDIGWRTTRIKTLSNQIVVVPNALISESVIINDTLSDPEMSVKVLVGVSYDSDLEKVEKVTLDVARKILKTVPGAIKDFEPKVRFKTFGESNIDFNVILRAEKMDDTYLITHEFIKALKKRYDKEKIEISWPVVKVYKGK